The sequence TACTTGAGAACAAAGAATTATAGTGTCTGGTAATTCAGCATTTAATTATGTTTAAGCCTGTTAAGGAATGGATACAAAATGGCAAGCGATCATGATAACAAGGAGGTTTCTCACTTTCACAATATCTGCAGAAAGATTAGGTTTATCACTTGTGatgaaaaaaagacagcatttgTGCCTTGCTGTTGGTCTTGGCAGATTCCCGTGGCAAATCCTATATTAACCAAACTCCGACTTTAATTGGGTTCCATCTTCATGTAAAGTCCTTTTACCtacaaatttatttctaaaaccaATTTCATGTTATTTAACTTTACTGTCTTTTGTAGCAAAAGAATGCAACCGAGAATGAAGTTAGCTATTTACCTCTATATGACAGCAATTTTAGTTAAAGAGGGCATaatcaaaaatgtaaaaaacatcCAGACTTGGCAGACATAAATGCTACTTCCAAGTTTGAATCATGCACATGATGACTAATCATGTGCAAGAAAGCACACATTTGCAAACTGCATAGCAAGATGATGAATAATgctttttcagtatattttctgTAGTGCCATTCAACATTGATGTATTATGGAATTTGGTTCTGAAGATACCGCCATCCTAACCAAGACACTTTGCATATACTAATGGTAGGAATATCAAAAGAAAGGCTAGTTATAGCTGCTGAGAATGATTTTCTCTGACAATTTTCAACAATTAatagctgtttttcatttgttcaaaTTCCTCATGCCATATAGActattttgaatatatatactatatagaCTGTTTTGAGTATATAAATATGTCTACAGCTATGGGCCTATGTTGCAAAATAATgctaaaaaattacatttgtggattattttagaaataaagacaaataggaaaaaatctGCCTGAAAAGCTATTTTCACTTTATTCATAAAATTATGGTTAGATGACTAATTTCATGAGTAGGAATTTAATCTATCTGATAGTTTAAAATCCTAAAATGGGATTTCATAAACCCCCCACAATAAGTTGAACACTGTAAAgcatttgtctgaaaaaaaggaagtttattTGCAAAACACTCAACAGTTATTataaagaaattactttttcccTCTACATTAATCTATTTacatatactatatatatatacatatacatacacatgtacTATGTTATAATTTGGATTGTGCATTACTGTAAGGAAACCATAGAACTAGGTATTGTACAACTTGGTATAAGTAAAAGCTTGGATATaatacagtcttttttttttgtctgaaattgTATAAAAATTAAGCATATGTAAGACATTATTTCACTGTATTGCTAGTAATTTGCTGTAGACACTGTTATTTACATTAGTAGAGCAGGTACCCCTTCTGCTATTGGTAGACATTGACTGGCCACTGCTGTTACTACTGTTAGGATCTAAAGTCCCTTTAGAACTGATGAGGCTGAAAAGTTGTCTCTGATACTGAGAAGAAGCATAGTAGTAAACAAGGGGATCGATGCAACAGCTAACACTACTGATACAAACACACAGGAGATAGGCAAAGTAGAGATACTCTAAACTGTTGTCATATGAATAATTGATATAATGAATTAATAGGAGGACATTTGTTGGtccaaaacaaataatgaaaacagaaaaaaccgCCACACACAAAAGCAAGGCACGTGtcttcttattttgttttgcaacaaTATTAGAAGAACTCAAACACCGAATGATACACACGTAACAGATGGTAGTTATTATAAATGGCactataaagaaaacagaagagaagatggagaaaaagTGAAGGTAGTATTTGTGAAGTTCGGATTCCCGTAGCACATCATGGCAGGTTGTTATATTTAAGTTGGGTATTTCCATGGTTTGCTCTCTGATGAGAAAAGGTATAACCCCAGTTATTGCTACAAGCCATATGATGAAACAAATCACTGTGGCACGTGTTAATGTACGCCAGCCAAGGGCCTGCATGGGGTACACCACTGCTAAGAAGCGATCAAAGCTTATGCTTGTCATAAGCATTATTGAACAGTACATGTTGCAGTagaaagcagcagtgatgaAGCGGCACATTTGAGGTCCAAATAACCAGTTGTTTCCAGAGAAATGATAAGCAATCTTAAAGGGAAGCACACTTACAAACAGTACATCTGCAAGGGCCAAATTCAGCATGTATATTACAGCGGGCTTTTcgattttcatttttttcagaaacacgAATATGGCTGTAACATTCAGAGGGAGGCTCAGCACAAACACTAAGGTGTAAACCGAAGGAACAAAACGGGTCAGCCATGGACTAGTGAGGTATCTTGCTGTTTCCACTGACACAGTTCGTTGTTCACGTGGAGGTAATCTGGTCTGGTTGGTGGAACCTAATCGAAATTCTGACTCATTTTCAGCACTGCTTTCAATGTCTTCCATAGGTATAGGGTCACCACGGTCAGGTATCAGAAAAGCTCTGGCccttgggctgctgctgttgtatCTGTAGGCTGAAAGAGAAGACAGTATAAAGATTTAAAAGCAGATATTTCATGCTATGGGGGagtgaaaatatgtttcaaaaaagaaagctaaaattATATCAGCAACACAAAATAATGCAGTTAATACCTTATTCAAAGTGTGGATGGCTCACAGATCTTGGTCCATCCCATTTTGTTTTAGCCCCTGTTACAGTTTGGGTAATACTTCCCCCTTTAACTCCTCTCTCTTAAATTCTAAGCTCTTTATGATAGGGACCAAACTCTATCTGAGCTTAAGGAACCAATCTGATCTATACAGACCTTCTCTGTAGGCTacttaaacaaaaatacaactgTAAATTTGTCAcccattaattttctttgccaGATGCTTCATAAAGTTTGTAAGAATTGAGGTGCTGGGATAAATGTTGATATTCATACACAGAAGTACATATCACCAAAGTAACAAAAAGTGTGATTAAAATACCAAGTTTCTGAGATATTTCTGTGGTCTCTGGACACATCCTGATGGCCAGATGAACATAAAGACGGATGGCAGAAGTCTTCACACAGTTTTCATGGCTGACATGAATCACCCTCCTGCTTGGATTGAACAGGTAGACACAGATTTCACTGAAACACTTTCCCAGTTCTACTTATTGTATGCTGCAGTGTCCATCCAGCGTGCCCTTGATGCCCTTCTGAAATGTGCCACAGACATTGCCTCCAGAGCGATGTTTTCTGCAGCATGGTTCACTGACTACAACTGAGATGTGTCAGGACAGAGCATAGGACAGAGCATCCCTGCCTTCTGAATGTAGACAGAACAAGTTAAAACGGTGAGAATTAAAAATTGCGAATTACAAACTGTTGCAGGTGTGGTAAGGGCATAtgcatgtgaaaacaaacaaagcaaacatatGGGCactttttctggaagaaaaccaTTTTCAGCCTATTGTAGTTATGTGAAGGTTATTTCAAACATATTATGAGCAGGTAGAACTGAGGGAGCTACTACTATTAAGTAACCATTGATCTACCTAGCTATGCACCTGATCACTTGTTAAATACTAgactactaaaataaaaattaagctgTGTAAGCCTAAATCAGTGAGCCAGAAGTACTCAGGCATGATTCATCTATCTATGCCTCAGGAGCAATTATTTGCTCTATAGTAattcaatccttttttttttttttttttttttaatgcagatgaGAACAAAAGCATCCAAAGGAGGCAGATGGCAAAGAAAGGAATGACTGCAGCTTTAAGCAGCCAGCTACCAACCTTTGTGAGCAGGGCTGTGAGAGAGGAGCCTTGCCCAGCCTGAATGTTAGTAAAATCCAGACTTGAATGTGGGATGGGATCAAAGCAGAGATAGAGGGATTTGGgcattttttagtttttaaaagtgCTGTGCGGCAGATATCATGCTGTATCACAGCAGCACTCTGAGGTAATAGAGGACAAATGAGGACAAATAGAGGACAAATGTGTTTGTGATATGTGTTTTTATACACAGTTATTTGACTGCATTCTCCACAGGCCAGAAAAAGGTTGCTGGGTAAGAATTCAAGTCTGGGAGCCTGTCTGTGTAGACTGAAGTAGGAACTATTTAATAAGTATACCAAAACACAAGTGTCACAGACATATGTGGGATTCAGC is a genomic window of Anser cygnoides isolate HZ-2024a breed goose chromosome Z, Taihu_goose_T2T_genome, whole genome shotgun sequence containing:
- the F2R gene encoding proteinase-activated receptor 1 isoform X2 codes for the protein MEDIESSAENESEFRLGSTNQTRLPPREQRTVSVETARYLTSPWLTRFVPSVYTLVFVLSLPLNVTAIFVFLKKMKIEKPAVIYMLNLALADVLFVSVLPFKIAYHFSGNNWLFGPQMCRFITAAFYCNMYCSIMLMTSISFDRFLAVVYPMQALGWRTLTRATVICFIIWLVAITGVIPFLIREQTMEIPNLNITTCHDVLRESELHKYYLHFFSIFSSVFFIVPFIITTICYVCIIRCLSSSNIVAKQNKKTRALLLCVAVFSVFIICFGPTNVLLLIHYINYSYDNSLEYLYFAYLLCVCISSVSCCIDPLVYYYASSQYQRQLFSLISSKGTLDPNSSNSSGQSMSTNSRRGTCSTNVNNSVYSKLLAIQ
- the F2R gene encoding proteinase-activated receptor 1 isoform X1 → MGLPALLCALAVLSCPLPPPPAAAQAAYRYNSSSPRARAFLIPDRGDPIPMEDIESSAENESEFRLGSTNQTRLPPREQRTVSVETARYLTSPWLTRFVPSVYTLVFVLSLPLNVTAIFVFLKKMKIEKPAVIYMLNLALADVLFVSVLPFKIAYHFSGNNWLFGPQMCRFITAAFYCNMYCSIMLMTSISFDRFLAVVYPMQALGWRTLTRATVICFIIWLVAITGVIPFLIREQTMEIPNLNITTCHDVLRESELHKYYLHFFSIFSSVFFIVPFIITTICYVCIIRCLSSSNIVAKQNKKTRALLLCVAVFSVFIICFGPTNVLLLIHYINYSYDNSLEYLYFAYLLCVCISSVSCCIDPLVYYYASSQYQRQLFSLISSKGTLDPNSSNSSGQSMSTNSRRGTCSTNVNNSVYSKLLAIQ